From a region of the Methanoculleus receptaculi genome:
- a CDS encoding APC family permease, producing the protein MADGERDASYPGTNLRRELGLATVTLSGVGIILGAGIYALLGEAAGMAGNAVWLTFLVAAAVAGLSALSYAELSSIYPKASAEFEYVSRAFGGRLAFVVGWLIIISGILGAATVALGFAGYFSDLVGLPFLPSAVMIILILSCILIAGIRETAGVAISMTMIEVAGIVMVILIGLPYLGRVDYLEMPLGIPGLLQASALVFFAYMGFEEMVKLSEETRNPERTIPVALVIALAISTLLYVLVSVAAVSVVGWEQLSTSRAPFAEVAAVALGPTAFTLISVIALFATANTALMMMLASSRITYGMASSFSLPPSLARVHPRTQTPWTATIVVAIATIAFLFAGEIDFVANVTNFTLFATFIVINASVILLRYRAPDLPRPFRIPGSIGSLPVLPVIGIASTLILLAHLEPLVLLLGGFMVVLAAVIALLWEERWRGAV; encoded by the coding sequence ATGGCAGATGGGGAGCGTGACGCTTCGTATCCTGGCACAAACCTCCGGCGAGAACTCGGACTGGCCACTGTCACCCTCTCCGGAGTCGGGATCATACTCGGGGCAGGGATATACGCCCTCCTCGGCGAGGCGGCCGGGATGGCCGGCAACGCCGTCTGGCTGACCTTTCTCGTTGCAGCCGCGGTCGCCGGCCTGAGCGCCCTGAGTTACGCCGAACTCTCATCGATCTATCCGAAGGCGAGTGCCGAGTTCGAGTACGTCTCCAGGGCGTTCGGGGGAAGGCTTGCGTTCGTTGTGGGCTGGCTGATAATCATATCCGGCATCCTTGGCGCTGCAACCGTCGCGCTTGGGTTTGCCGGCTACTTCTCCGACCTGGTGGGTCTGCCGTTCCTCCCGTCCGCCGTCATGATCATCCTGATCCTTTCCTGCATCCTCATCGCCGGGATCAGGGAGACGGCGGGGGTTGCCATCAGCATGACCATGATCGAGGTCGCCGGGATAGTCATGGTGATCCTGATCGGTCTCCCCTACCTCGGGCGGGTGGATTACCTTGAGATGCCGCTTGGTATACCCGGTCTCCTCCAGGCGTCTGCGCTTGTCTTCTTCGCCTACATGGGGTTTGAAGAGATGGTGAAACTCTCGGAGGAGACCAGAAACCCGGAACGGACTATCCCGGTCGCTCTGGTGATCGCGCTTGCCATATCCACCCTCCTCTACGTCCTTGTCTCGGTTGCAGCGGTCTCTGTCGTTGGCTGGGAACAACTCTCCACTTCCAGGGCGCCATTTGCCGAGGTTGCTGCCGTCGCGCTCGGGCCCACGGCCTTCACCCTGATCTCCGTAATAGCGCTCTTTGCCACCGCAAACACCGCCCTCATGATGATGCTGGCATCATCAAGGATCACCTACGGCATGGCATCGTCCTTCTCGCTTCCTCCATCTCTTGCCCGGGTTCATCCCCGGACGCAGACGCCCTGGACGGCAACAATCGTCGTTGCGATCGCCACCATCGCCTTCCTCTTCGCCGGCGAGATCGATTTTGTCGCAAACGTCACCAACTTCACCCTCTTTGCGACTTTCATCGTCATCAACGCCTCCGTGATCCTGCTGCGCTACCGTGCGCCGGATCTCCCCCGGCCGTTCCGGATACCCGGGAGCATCGGGTCCCTCCCGGTGTTGCCCGTCATCGGGATAGCCTCGACACTCATCCTTCTTGCCCACCTGGAGCCCCTGGTGCTGTTGCTCGGCGGGTTCATGGTAGTTCTCGCGGCCGTGATCGCGCTTCTTTGGGAAGAGCGGTGGCGCGGGGCGGTGTGA
- a CDS encoding polyprenyl synthetase family protein, with translation MTTLEDYLEMNADRIDRMLHRYFGNVHGDLFRASAHLLLAGGKRLRPAVTLLAADAIQRGSSDDLILAALSLELTHNFTLIHDDIMDGDTARRGVPTVHTLWDEPTAILAGDVLYAKAFEFICLAEGADAAKIRAVKMLARTCAEICEGQSMDMEFERREDVSELEYLEMVSKKTGALYGAAAAIGGLLAGANPVQTDALYQFGINSGIAFQIQDDLIDLLANTEESGKDRASDIREGKQTLIAIRAREKGIDLAPYRRPLSAAEIEGLVTILQDAGVIEEVRAVALERAGVAKEALSVIPESVEKQLLGEIADFFVNRGN, from the coding sequence ATGACGACGCTTGAAGACTACCTGGAGATGAACGCTGACCGGATCGACCGGATGCTCCACCGCTACTTCGGGAACGTCCACGGCGACCTCTTCCGGGCGAGCGCCCACCTGCTGCTTGCAGGAGGGAAACGGCTTCGCCCGGCGGTCACCCTTCTCGCCGCGGACGCTATCCAGAGGGGGTCGTCGGATGACCTGATCCTGGCGGCGCTCTCGCTCGAGCTGACCCACAACTTCACCCTCATCCATGACGATATCATGGACGGTGACACCGCCCGGCGCGGTGTTCCGACGGTGCATACCCTCTGGGACGAACCGACGGCGATCCTTGCGGGGGATGTCCTCTACGCAAAGGCGTTCGAGTTCATCTGTCTTGCGGAGGGGGCAGATGCTGCAAAAATCCGGGCGGTGAAGATGCTTGCCCGGACGTGTGCCGAGATCTGCGAGGGGCAGAGCATGGATATGGAGTTTGAGAGGCGGGAGGACGTCTCAGAACTTGAGTACCTGGAGATGGTCAGTAAAAAGACCGGTGCCCTTTATGGAGCGGCCGCAGCAATCGGCGGTCTTCTTGCGGGTGCAAACCCCGTCCAGACAGATGCACTCTACCAGTTCGGGATAAACAGCGGTATCGCGTTCCAGATCCAGGACGACCTGATCGATCTCCTTGCAAACACCGAAGAGAGCGGAAAAGACCGGGCGTCGGACATCAGGGAGGGGAAGCAGACGCTGATCGCTATCCGGGCGCGCGAGAAGGGGATCGACCTTGCCCCATACAGGAGACCGCTCTCCGCTGCGGAGATCGAGGGTCTGGTCACCATCCTCCAGGATGCCGGTGTCATCGAGGAGGTCCGGGCGGTTGCCCTGGAACGGGCGGGGGTTGCAAAAGAGGCGCTCTCGGTCATCCCGGAATCGGTGGAGAAACAGTTGCTCGGCGAGATCGCCGATTTCTTTGTCAACAGAGGTAACTGA
- a CDS encoding glutamate--tRNA ligase, translating into MTETDIEHLLFVYALQNAVKHDSTPKTGTVIGTLLGRHPEFRSSAREIGAIASKVVAEVAGMSSSERRVRLEELAPELLAELDAEHEHTRELPPLEDAEKGVVMRFAPNPSGPLHLGHARASILNDYYVRRHGGRYILRIEDTDPRRVDPAAYAMVLEDVEWLGLGITDIVYQSDRLDVYYDWCRRLIEIGGAYVCTCEPERFRELKLRGKECPCRKKGIEENLELWQKMLDGEFYEGGATVRVKTDLGHPDPAMRDYSAMRIVNAPLHPRADATVFPLMNFSVAVDDHLLGITHVVRGKDHIANTQRQRYIFGYFGWRPPVYRHYGRMGISGVVLSTSGMHEGIRNGTYTGWDDIHLGTLRAIARRGIEPEAVRNAMIDIGMGETDISFSWENLYARNREIVDPKANRYFFVPDPVEVSIEGAPRREAHALLHPNDPARGVRTLITDGRVLLPRRDIEGQGLIRLKDLYNVWVDREGDTLRVSYAGDSLDEARQVKAPIIQWVPVDANLPCTLLRQEGDMEGFCEPMVVGEVGGVVQFERIGFARIDSIKSGSVNAYFAHR; encoded by the coding sequence ATGACGGAGACCGATATTGAGCACCTGCTCTTTGTCTACGCGCTGCAGAACGCGGTGAAGCACGACAGCACCCCAAAGACCGGGACGGTGATCGGGACGCTTCTAGGGAGGCACCCGGAGTTCCGGAGCAGCGCCCGGGAGATAGGGGCGATTGCCTCAAAGGTGGTCGCGGAGGTGGCAGGGATGAGTTCATCGGAACGCAGGGTGAGGCTTGAAGAACTCGCGCCCGAACTCCTGGCCGAACTCGATGCGGAGCACGAGCACACCCGGGAACTTCCACCGCTCGAGGATGCGGAGAAAGGTGTGGTGATGCGGTTTGCCCCGAACCCGAGCGGACCGCTCCATCTCGGGCACGCCCGCGCTTCCATCTTAAACGACTACTATGTCCGGCGACACGGGGGACGCTACATCCTGCGCATCGAGGACACCGACCCGAGGAGGGTCGATCCGGCGGCATACGCGATGGTGCTTGAGGACGTTGAGTGGCTGGGGCTCGGGATCACCGATATCGTCTACCAGAGCGATCGGCTCGATGTCTACTATGACTGGTGCAGGAGACTTATCGAGATCGGCGGCGCCTACGTCTGCACCTGCGAGCCTGAACGTTTCCGCGAACTCAAACTCCGGGGGAAGGAATGCCCATGCCGCAAAAAGGGGATTGAGGAGAACCTGGAACTCTGGCAGAAGATGCTTGATGGAGAGTTCTACGAGGGCGGTGCAACCGTCAGGGTGAAGACCGACCTTGGCCACCCTGACCCGGCGATGAGAGACTACTCCGCGATGCGGATCGTGAACGCACCGCTCCACCCGCGAGCGGACGCCACGGTCTTTCCGCTGATGAACTTCTCTGTCGCGGTGGACGACCACCTGCTCGGGATAACCCATGTCGTCCGCGGGAAGGACCATATCGCAAACACCCAGCGGCAGCGCTACATCTTCGGTTATTTTGGATGGAGACCCCCGGTCTACCGCCACTACGGCCGGATGGGTATCTCGGGTGTTGTCCTCTCAACGTCGGGGATGCACGAGGGGATCCGGAACGGGACATACACAGGCTGGGACGATATACATCTCGGGACGCTGCGGGCGATTGCGCGCCGGGGGATCGAGCCGGAAGCCGTCCGGAACGCCATGATCGATATCGGGATGGGGGAGACCGATATATCGTTCTCCTGGGAGAACCTGTATGCCAGAAACAGGGAGATCGTCGACCCGAAGGCGAACCGCTACTTCTTTGTGCCTGACCCTGTCGAGGTCAGCATCGAGGGGGCGCCGCGCCGTGAGGCTCACGCGCTCCTGCACCCGAACGACCCTGCAAGGGGGGTGCGCACCCTTATCACCGATGGCAGGGTGCTTCTCCCGCGCAGGGATATCGAGGGGCAGGGTCTGATCAGGTTAAAGGACCTCTATAACGTCTGGGTCGACCGGGAAGGTGATACGCTGCGGGTATCCTACGCTGGCGACTCGCTTGATGAGGCCCGGCAGGTAAAAGCGCCGATCATCCAGTGGGTCCCGGTTGATGCAAACCTGCCCTGCACCCTCCTCCGGCAGGAGGGGGACATGGAGGGGTTCTGCGAGCCTATGGTAGTCGGCGAGGTGGGAGGGGTCGTCCAGTTCGAGAGGATCGGGTTTGCCCGGATAGACTCGATAAAGAGCGGCAGCGTGAACGCGTATTTTGCGCACCGGTGA
- a CDS encoding MBL fold metallo-hydrolase, with protein MYRIELDYGKGGFACIPALKGGVFPLCPRKINNPQVNRVNKYSFVARMPDRPGALHRAAEIIKSYSGNIIRVQYDRRIDPATVFFEVVAAPEGYARIKEDLHAIGYLQESLPTPGFLKFSVYLPHEPGSLFDLLTYITGAGANIAYIDFDERRQDPGRVTISLSVEESEVVDSLLDRLKSRYRLEILEYDTTGEKLDDTVFYVRFAQALRGLIGSAEDEFLLSLLQDINHIVQELNNLGQDPKEVFDCILRTGKTLRETTGDRFYADVQRIPLNDAVEVLCFQMPCGGNIFMLNAPEESVMIDTGYGIYHQDALRMFQHYGIGDQGRIRRIYITHADADHCGAAGFFDAKACTHPWSVEIIRRANRAYGSRSESSILEEVYTTVINLFSHFTPPENPETFPTERLASRSIFPVIARFAVHDLEFEVLESLGGHMHGQVYFLCPTHGIIFTSDTLINFGSLDDDRKRYNSLADFLVTSVNVDSERARQERTALLGLIRDLDEELAPTGRRCLVAGGHGAISALSPEGRLEAVGPIERYLPREAR; from the coding sequence ATGTATCGTATTGAACTTGATTACGGGAAGGGCGGCTTCGCTTGCATCCCCGCCCTAAAGGGTGGGGTCTTCCCGCTCTGCCCCCGCAAGATAAACAATCCACAGGTGAACCGGGTGAATAAATACTCGTTTGTCGCCAGGATGCCCGACAGGCCCGGGGCGCTGCACCGCGCGGCCGAGATCATCAAGTCCTACTCGGGAAACATCATCCGCGTCCAGTACGACCGCCGGATCGATCCCGCCACGGTCTTCTTCGAAGTGGTTGCAGCACCAGAGGGCTACGCCAGGATAAAGGAAGACCTCCACGCGATCGGCTACCTCCAGGAATCGCTGCCGACACCCGGGTTCCTCAAGTTCTCCGTATACCTCCCCCACGAGCCCGGCTCCCTCTTTGACCTCCTCACCTACATCACCGGGGCGGGGGCAAACATCGCCTACATCGACTTTGACGAGCGGCGGCAAGACCCCGGCAGGGTCACCATCAGTTTGAGCGTCGAGGAGAGCGAGGTCGTCGATAGCCTGCTCGACCGGCTGAAGTCACGCTACCGCCTGGAGATCCTGGAGTACGACACAACCGGCGAGAAACTCGACGACACCGTCTTTTACGTCAGGTTCGCCCAGGCGCTGCGTGGGCTGATAGGATCGGCCGAGGACGAGTTCCTCCTCTCACTCCTCCAGGACATCAATCACATCGTCCAGGAACTCAACAACCTGGGGCAGGACCCAAAAGAGGTCTTCGACTGCATCCTGCGCACCGGAAAGACGCTCCGCGAGACCACAGGCGACCGGTTCTACGCGGACGTCCAGCGTATCCCGCTGAACGATGCCGTTGAGGTTCTCTGTTTCCAGATGCCCTGCGGCGGAAACATCTTCATGCTCAACGCCCCGGAGGAGAGCGTCATGATCGATACCGGTTACGGGATATACCACCAGGACGCCCTCCGGATGTTCCAGCACTACGGTATCGGAGACCAGGGGCGGATCCGGCGGATCTACATCACCCACGCCGACGCCGACCACTGCGGGGCGGCAGGGTTCTTCGATGCGAAAGCCTGCACCCACCCCTGGTCGGTTGAGATCATCCGGCGCGCGAACCGGGCCTACGGGTCGCGCAGCGAGTCCTCGATCCTGGAAGAGGTCTACACGACGGTCATAAACCTCTTCTCGCACTTCACCCCGCCCGAAAACCCGGAGACCTTCCCGACGGAGAGGCTTGCCAGCCGCTCGATATTTCCCGTCATAGCGCGGTTTGCTGTCCATGACCTGGAGTTTGAGGTCCTCGAATCCCTTGGCGGGCACATGCACGGCCAGGTCTACTTCCTCTGTCCCACCCACGGGATAATCTTCACCTCCGATACCCTGATCAACTTTGGAAGCCTGGATGACGACAGGAAACGCTACAACTCCCTGGCCGACTTCCTGGTGACGTCGGTCAACGTCGACAGCGAACGCGCACGCCAGGAGCGCACGGCGCTGCTCGGACTGATCCGGGACCTGGATGAAGAACTTGCCCCGACCGGCCGCAGGTGCCTGGTCGCGGGCGGACACGGCGCGATATCCGCCCTCTCCCCGGAAGGGAGGCTGGAGGCGGTCGGGCCGATTGAGCGTTACCTGCCAAGAGAGGCGCGGTAG
- a CDS encoding flavodoxin domain-containing protein, with protein sequence MADRILVAYASRYGSTAEVAEAIGDELSKAGEQVDVLPVNEIRDPSPYRAAVIGSPIYMGKWLPEARVFVERYQHYLRTIPVACFAVGLTVVGGSAESLRRAEASMDEVRMLINPVEASVFPGKLDTGRLSDPDRAIIKLIRVKSGDFRNLDAVRSWVRAILPNLHRRR encoded by the coding sequence ATGGCAGACAGGATTCTTGTTGCCTACGCCAGCCGATACGGGTCGACCGCTGAGGTGGCAGAGGCGATCGGTGATGAACTCAGCAAGGCCGGTGAGCAGGTCGACGTCCTGCCGGTGAACGAGATCCGCGACCCTTCCCCTTACCGGGCGGCGGTCATAGGGAGCCCGATCTACATGGGGAAGTGGCTCCCGGAGGCCCGGGTCTTTGTCGAGCGCTACCAGCATTACCTGCGAACCATCCCTGTCGCCTGTTTCGCTGTAGGGCTCACGGTGGTAGGCGGAAGCGCCGAGAGCCTGAGAAGAGCGGAAGCCTCGATGGACGAGGTCAGGATGCTCATAAACCCGGTGGAGGCCAGCGTCTTCCCGGGAAAACTGGATACCGGGCGTCTATCTGACCCTGATCGTGCCATCATTAAACTGATCAGGGTAAAGTCTGGAGACTTCCGCAACCTGGATGCTGTCCGTTCCTGGGTGCGGGCGATACTCCCGAACCTGCACCGGCGGAGATGA
- a CDS encoding DUF2178 domain-containing protein, whose translation MKRKTFYLLACIVALAGVGIFWLSVRLENPIPIQAAFVVGVILLYLARRRIEETIEDERTPMITQKAALRAE comes from the coding sequence ATGAAACGAAAGACGTTCTACCTTCTTGCCTGTATCGTTGCGCTCGCGGGGGTCGGCATATTCTGGCTCTCGGTGAGGCTTGAGAACCCGATCCCGATCCAGGCTGCCTTCGTCGTTGGCGTTATCCTGCTTTATCTGGCACGGCGGAGGATCGAAGAGACGATAGAGGACGAACGGACGCCAATGATTACGCAGAAGGCAGCGCTGCGGGCAGAATAA
- a CDS encoding hemerythrin domain-containing protein translates to MPQILELIEDDHDLIRVLFDEIEHDPDSRDVRCITLHRELLAHLLAEEATLYPRLREAAPEEVEVALDEHVTIRERLERFKVVSEGDEAWMEALDDLRDWVEAHFAQEEGDIFARARHYLSRSDLFALGEAFEKEKVTVA, encoded by the coding sequence ATGCCGCAGATCCTCGAACTTATAGAAGACGATCACGATCTGATCAGAGTGCTATTTGACGAGATTGAGCACGACCCCGATAGCCGGGATGTCCGGTGCATAACGCTTCACCGCGAACTCCTGGCGCACCTCCTCGCGGAGGAGGCCACGCTCTACCCGCGCCTGAGGGAGGCTGCACCGGAGGAGGTGGAGGTGGCGCTTGATGAGCACGTAACCATACGTGAGAGGCTTGAACGTTTTAAGGTGGTTTCGGAGGGAGATGAAGCCTGGATGGAGGCGCTCGACGATCTCCGGGATTGGGTCGAGGCGCATTTCGCCCAGGAAGAGGGGGACATCTTTGCCAGGGCCAGGCATTATCTCAGCAGGAGCGACCTCTTTGCCCTGGGTGAGGCCTTTGAAAAGGAGAAGGTGACGGTAGCGTAA